The Heyndrickxia vini genome contains a region encoding:
- a CDS encoding TrkH family potassium uptake protein — translation MINNLYKRLKLSPPKILILGFVVIIFIGCLLLQLPIATQDGKGLSWINALFTATSATCVTGLVVVDTGTTFTVFGQMTVLALIQIGGLGFMTFATLFALLIGRKISLKERLLLQEALNVVSTQGVVRLVKTVLFFTLITEGLGAILLSIRFSFDMPLAKAIYFGVFHSISNFNNAGFDLMGGFRSLTGYVSDPVVTLVISSLIILGGIGFIVVHDFLEHKSFRRFSLHSKVVLCTTGALVLFGTMFIFLLEYSNPKTLQPLSSSGKILASLFQSVTARTAGANTVNIPDLTDSTIFLLIILMFIGASPGSTGGGIKTTTFVTLLGAAWAQMRGKEDVVFFRQRLVPTMIYKAITVALIGFTVVVIVTMLLSITETEKNFEVILFEATSAFGTVGLSMGLTPELSILGKIIISITMFIGRLGPLTIAIALTHKQTKELYRYPKGRFMIG, via the coding sequence ATGATTAATAATCTGTATAAACGCTTAAAGCTTTCACCTCCAAAAATATTAATCCTTGGTTTTGTTGTAATTATATTCATTGGTTGTTTGCTTCTTCAATTACCTATCGCTACCCAGGATGGGAAGGGGTTAAGCTGGATTAATGCCTTATTTACAGCAACTTCTGCAACATGTGTTACAGGTCTCGTTGTTGTTGATACTGGAACAACCTTTACTGTATTTGGACAAATGACTGTGTTGGCCTTAATTCAAATTGGGGGACTTGGGTTTATGACCTTTGCGACTTTATTCGCCCTGTTAATTGGAAGAAAGATCTCTTTGAAGGAACGATTATTGTTACAGGAAGCATTAAATGTTGTTTCTACTCAGGGGGTAGTCCGACTAGTTAAAACAGTCCTTTTCTTTACGCTAATTACGGAAGGGCTAGGAGCAATTTTATTAAGTATCCGTTTTTCATTTGATATGCCCCTTGCAAAAGCGATATATTTCGGAGTTTTTCATTCCATTTCTAACTTTAATAATGCAGGCTTTGATTTAATGGGCGGATTCCGGAGTTTAACAGGATACGTATCAGACCCTGTTGTAACTTTGGTGATCTCCTCATTAATTATTCTAGGAGGAATTGGCTTTATTGTTGTTCATGATTTCCTTGAACATAAATCCTTCCGTAGATTTTCGTTACATAGTAAAGTGGTACTTTGCACGACCGGAGCTTTAGTATTATTTGGGACAATGTTTATTTTCTTATTAGAATATAGTAATCCTAAGACACTACAACCGCTTTCTTCCAGTGGAAAAATCCTTGCTTCCCTTTTCCAATCAGTTACAGCTAGAACGGCGGGGGCAAATACAGTGAACATCCCTGATTTAACTGATTCCACGATATTTTTACTTATTATCTTAATGTTTATTGGTGCTTCTCCAGGCTCAACGGGTGGCGGAATTAAAACGACAACCTTTGTTACGTTATTAGGAGCAGCTTGGGCACAAATGAGAGGGAAGGAAGATGTCGTTTTCTTTCGCCAACGCTTAGTTCCCACGATGATTTATAAGGCAATCACTGTAGCATTAATTGGTTTTACAGTCGTTGTGATCGTCACGATGCTTCTTTCGATAACTGAAACAGAGAAAAACTTCGAGGTTATCTTATTTGAAGCAACCTCGGCCTTTGGAACGGTTGGACTATCAATGGGGCTTACTCCGGAGCTTTCCATACTAGGGAAAATTATTATTTCAATAACGATGTTTATTGGCCGATTAGGTCCACTAACAATTGCTATTGCCTTAACACATAAACAAACTAAAGAACTTTATCGTTATCCAAAGGGAAGATTTATGATTGGGTAA
- a CDS encoding ring-cleaving dioxygenase, translating to MQLKGIHHVSAFTANAQNNFYFYTKTLGMRLIKKTVNQDDVSVYHLFYGDELGNAGTELTFFEIPHAARNHDGNNSISEISLRVKNNQALAFWKNRFEELAIEHREIEEVFNRKVLRFKDFEGQRLILVSDENNQGVAAGTPWGKSPIPNEYGIIGLGPVKLTVPNSEPTVEVLTDIMGFSLKGKYPSAVHGQPDVLVYETGEGGTGAEVHIEERTDLPRERLGRGGVHHVAFRVDNEEELKEWVQKIKGERMPNSGFVDRFYFKSLYYRETNGILFELATDGPGFATDEDIEHLGERLALPPFLEQKRSQIEANLKPLDTKQS from the coding sequence ATGCAACTAAAAGGAATCCATCACGTATCTGCATTTACTGCAAATGCGCAAAATAATTTTTATTTCTATACAAAAACACTTGGAATGCGCTTAATCAAAAAAACTGTAAATCAAGATGATGTTTCGGTTTATCATTTATTTTACGGTGATGAACTAGGTAATGCCGGTACAGAGCTCACCTTTTTTGAAATCCCACATGCGGCAAGGAATCATGACGGAAATAATAGTATTTCTGAAATATCATTACGTGTAAAAAATAATCAAGCATTGGCATTTTGGAAAAATCGATTTGAAGAGTTGGCGATCGAACATAGAGAAATTGAAGAAGTTTTTAATCGGAAAGTCCTTCGATTTAAAGATTTTGAGGGGCAGCGACTCATTCTTGTTTCAGATGAAAATAATCAAGGCGTGGCAGCCGGCACTCCTTGGGGGAAAAGTCCGATTCCAAATGAGTATGGGATTATTGGATTAGGACCCGTAAAATTAACCGTTCCGAATAGTGAACCCACTGTAGAGGTACTTACTGACATAATGGGATTCAGTCTAAAAGGAAAGTACCCTTCGGCGGTTCACGGCCAGCCAGATGTTCTCGTTTATGAAACCGGTGAAGGTGGAACAGGAGCCGAAGTTCATATCGAGGAAAGAACAGATTTGCCAAGAGAAAGATTGGGGCGTGGAGGGGTACATCACGTTGCATTCCGGGTGGACAATGAAGAGGAATTAAAGGAATGGGTTCAAAAAATAAAAGGGGAGAGAATGCCAAACTCCGGATTTGTAGATCGATTTTATTTCAAATCTTTATACTATCGAGAGACGAATGGTATTTTGTTTGAGCTTGCAACGGATGGGCCAGGCTTTGCAACAGATGAGGATATTGAGCACTTAGGAGAAAGATTAGCATTACCACCATTTTTGGAACAAAAACGCAGTCAAATTGAAGCAAACTTAAAGCCGCTAGACACGAAACAATCATAA
- a CDS encoding lysoplasmalogenase, with protein MLIKILFKLVPMWLIISYAYLHRPSTSSKTYWTIIFGLFFCMLGDGTLHWFIVGLSAFLIGHLFYMGAFFSKWRFSWLRFVSIIPIVCYSFFMGKELITAIIQNGNASLVIPVIFYVIVISLMTWSAIMTGNIWASIGSILFVLSDSILSWNMFVASIPYSNVLIMTTYYLAQFLIAHSARSIVSSTLYLDKKIGSTI; from the coding sequence ATGCTAATTAAGATTTTGTTCAAACTAGTTCCGATGTGGTTAATTATTAGCTATGCTTATTTACATCGCCCATCCACGTCCTCAAAAACCTATTGGACCATTATTTTTGGATTATTTTTCTGTATGCTTGGTGATGGAACTCTTCATTGGTTTATCGTTGGACTATCCGCTTTTCTTATTGGACACCTTTTTTATATGGGTGCTTTTTTTAGCAAATGGCGGTTTTCATGGCTCCGTTTCGTTTCCATTATTCCGATTGTTTGTTATTCCTTTTTCATGGGAAAGGAATTAATTACAGCAATTATTCAAAATGGAAATGCTTCACTTGTCATTCCTGTAATCTTCTATGTAATTGTTATTTCATTAATGACTTGGTCGGCAATCATGACCGGTAACATATGGGCGAGCATAGGAAGTATTTTATTCGTTCTTTCTGATTCCATCCTATCATGGAATATGTTTGTCGCAAGCATTCCATATTCAAATGTATTAATTATGACGACTTATTATTTGGCTCAATTTCTGATTGCACATAGTGCTCGATCCATTGTGTCTAGCACCCTGTATTTAGACAAAAAAATTGGGAGCACCATTTAA
- a CDS encoding D-serine ammonia-lyase translates to MERIAGKTVEEWKKNYPLIKQMISTEEVFWKNPKYGRFKEAMKHISLSEKDVKEAEQRLLRFSSYIAQVFPETKEMNGIIESPTVEIPHMQKVLESKMKKTMEGRLLLKCDSHLAISGSIKARGGIYEVLKHAEDLAIEANMLTFKDDYSMIDSERFRKFYSQYSIVVGSTGNLGLSIGIMSAKLGFSVTVHMSADAKQWKKDLLRNKGVNVVEHPSDYSKAVEEGRKQAEQNPNGYFIDDENSTTLFLGYAVAAFRLKEQFDEMDIKVDEEHPLFVYLPCGVGGGPGGVAFGLKLVFKDHVHCFFAEPTHSPCMLLGLMTEQHDHISVQEFGIDNVTAADGLAVGRPSRFVGKTLENLISGVYTVSDEHLYALLSTLADTEGMYLEPSALAGVAGPIRLFNDRSGLKYLEDQFVLGKMRNAVHLAWGTGGSMVPKEVMETYYQRGLQFQLGK, encoded by the coding sequence ATGGAAAGAATCGCAGGAAAAACTGTTGAAGAATGGAAAAAGAACTATCCTTTAATTAAGCAAATGATTTCAACCGAAGAAGTATTTTGGAAAAATCCGAAATACGGAAGATTTAAAGAAGCAATGAAACATATATCCTTGAGTGAAAAAGATGTAAAAGAAGCAGAACAAAGATTACTACGTTTTTCTTCTTATATTGCGCAAGTGTTTCCTGAAACAAAAGAAATGAATGGAATCATCGAATCGCCTACTGTCGAGATTCCTCATATGCAAAAAGTGCTTGAAAGTAAAATGAAAAAAACAATGGAAGGAAGACTTTTGCTCAAATGTGATAGTCATCTTGCCATATCAGGATCAATAAAAGCAAGAGGGGGAATATACGAAGTATTAAAACATGCCGAAGACCTCGCCATCGAAGCAAATATGCTAACGTTTAAAGATGACTATTCTATGATTGATAGTGAGAGGTTTAGAAAATTTTATTCACAATACTCGATTGTCGTCGGCTCAACAGGAAATTTAGGGTTAAGTATTGGGATCATGAGTGCGAAGCTTGGATTTAGCGTAACCGTACATATGTCTGCTGATGCGAAGCAATGGAAAAAAGACCTGTTAAGAAATAAAGGAGTAAATGTAGTAGAACATCCATCCGATTATAGTAAAGCAGTAGAAGAAGGGAGAAAGCAAGCAGAACAAAATCCTAACGGCTATTTTATTGATGATGAAAATTCGACTACTTTATTTTTAGGGTATGCAGTTGCAGCGTTTCGATTAAAAGAACAATTTGACGAGATGGATATTAAAGTGGATGAGGAGCATCCATTATTTGTTTATCTTCCATGTGGAGTTGGGGGCGGACCAGGCGGAGTAGCTTTCGGGCTTAAATTAGTATTTAAAGATCATGTTCACTGCTTTTTTGCTGAGCCGACCCATTCTCCTTGCATGCTTCTAGGATTAATGACAGAACAGCATGATCATATATCAGTACAAGAATTTGGAATTGATAATGTAACAGCAGCGGATGGACTCGCTGTTGGAAGACCATCACGATTTGTCGGTAAAACATTGGAAAATCTAATTAGCGGAGTATATACAGTAAGTGATGAACACTTATATGCTTTACTTAGCACTTTAGCCGATACAGAGGGGATGTATTTAGAACCTTCGGCGTTGGCGGGAGTAGCCGGACCGATTCGACTATTTAATGATCGGTCGGGACTAAAGTATTTGGAAGACCAATTTGTATTAGGAAAAATGCGAAATGCAGTTCATCTTGCTTGGGGCACAGGCGGGAGTATGGTCCCGAAGGAAGTGATGGAAACCTATTATCAAAGAGGATTGCAATTCCAATTAGGAAAATAA
- the spoIIP gene encoding stage II sporulation protein P, translating into MKIRTPVIVPFLLVAAILFISGLLTSVGSKYFTSSYVSQSIKNFSPENFVYLMGLEFSQVHEVLPEKSKPPKISTVVFNAATNLKPGDIRSLLGRELPGFYSYDAEIFFAGKGADYTNLPVESPIPLEEALKNNEINEKNVKPDVPKKNKVKPNITTNGRKVVYIYHTHSYESFKPLLKNGADSSNNERVNVVAVGTKLTEELEERGIGVMHDKTNMAEALHAKGWTANDAYTLSRSMVASTLSRNKDITNIIDIHRDSQPRKLTTTKINGESYAKISIIVGKEVNNFEKNRSFALKFAKQMEKKYPGIMLHGVMIKGYNQGNGKYNQDLAKNAMLFEIGGVDNNLDELYRTAEAIADVYSEFYWEAEKVSAEQK; encoded by the coding sequence ATGAAGATAAGGACTCCAGTAATTGTCCCCTTTTTACTTGTGGCAGCAATTTTGTTTATTTCCGGCCTTCTAACCTCAGTTGGCAGCAAATATTTTACTTCCTCCTATGTAAGTCAATCCATAAAAAACTTCTCTCCAGAAAACTTTGTCTATTTAATGGGATTAGAATTTTCACAAGTACATGAAGTATTACCGGAAAAAAGTAAACCGCCGAAAATATCGACAGTTGTCTTTAATGCAGCTACCAATTTGAAGCCAGGTGATATTCGGAGCTTACTTGGCAGGGAACTGCCTGGATTTTACTCCTATGATGCGGAAATCTTTTTTGCTGGAAAAGGAGCCGATTATACAAATTTACCTGTTGAATCACCCATTCCACTAGAAGAAGCATTAAAAAATAATGAAATTAATGAAAAGAATGTTAAACCAGATGTTCCGAAAAAAAATAAAGTAAAACCTAATATAACGACAAACGGGAGAAAGGTTGTCTATATTTACCATACCCATAGTTATGAGTCGTTTAAACCACTTTTAAAAAACGGGGCTGATTCCAGTAACAATGAAAGAGTAAATGTTGTTGCTGTTGGAACAAAACTTACCGAAGAACTTGAAGAACGCGGGATTGGTGTGATGCACGATAAAACAAATATGGCGGAAGCACTTCATGCCAAAGGCTGGACTGCAAATGATGCATACACCTTATCTAGAAGTATGGTTGCATCAACTTTATCCAGAAATAAAGATATTACGAATATAATTGATATTCATAGAGATTCCCAACCACGAAAATTAACGACTACAAAAATTAATGGGGAGTCTTATGCTAAAATTTCTATTATTGTAGGAAAAGAAGTGAACAACTTTGAAAAAAATCGAAGCTTTGCTCTGAAGTTTGCTAAACAAATGGAGAAAAAATATCCAGGGATTATGCTTCATGGTGTAATGATCAAAGGGTATAATCAAGGAAATGGGAAATATAATCAAGATCTTGCTAAAAATGCGATGCTATTCGAAATCGGTGGTGTTGACAACAATCTCGATGAATTGTATCGTACAGCGGAAGCTATTGCGGACGTTTACAGCGAATTTTACTGGGAAGCGGAAAAGGTTTCTGCTGAGCAGAAATAA
- a CDS encoding indolepyruvate ferredoxin oxidoreductase subunit alpha, whose product MAYVITFPCQGEKAAECVEVCPVDCIAEGKDQFYIDPDICIDCGACQAVCPVDAIFHEEELLDEDMEYFEKARKFFTS is encoded by the coding sequence ATGGCTTATGTAATTACATTTCCTTGTCAAGGGGAGAAAGCTGCAGAATGTGTAGAGGTTTGCCCAGTTGATTGTATCGCTGAAGGGAAGGATCAATTTTATATCGATCCGGATATTTGTATTGATTGCGGTGCTTGCCAAGCCGTTTGTCCTGTTGATGCAATCTTTCACGAAGAGGAACTGCTTGATGAGGACATGGAGTATTTCGAAAAAGCACGTAAATTTTTCACATCTTGA
- a CDS encoding NADPH-dependent FMN reductase: protein MKLLGISGTISGERTRLVVEKILQSAKEQFPEIEIELLDLQKYDIQFCDGRNPSTYTGDTKTVIDIVSSADFFIIGTPIYQASMTGALKNLFDLVPVDAFNGKVIGFAATGGTYQHYLVIENQLKPIAGFFRSFVAPNYVYVHDTHFNSSNEIIDQDVIQRINGLAHQVVFMQKSLNHK, encoded by the coding sequence ATGAAACTACTTGGAATTTCTGGTACTATTTCAGGTGAAAGAACACGGTTAGTTGTTGAAAAAATACTTCAATCCGCGAAAGAACAATTTCCTGAAATAGAGATCGAATTATTAGATTTACAAAAATATGATATTCAATTTTGTGATGGTCGTAATCCATCTACGTATACGGGGGATACGAAAACCGTTATTGATATCGTGTCTTCAGCTGATTTTTTCATTATTGGAACACCGATTTATCAAGCATCCATGACAGGCGCATTGAAAAACTTGTTTGACTTAGTTCCTGTTGATGCATTTAATGGGAAAGTAATCGGTTTTGCAGCTACAGGTGGAACATACCAGCATTACTTAGTTATTGAAAACCAATTAAAACCGATTGCGGGATTTTTCCGTTCTTTTGTCGCACCAAACTATGTCTATGTTCACGATACTCATTTCAATTCAAGCAATGAAATCATCGATCAAGATGTCATTCAGCGTATAAACGGACTTGCACATCAAGTCGTTTTCATGCAAAAATCTTTAAATCATAAATAA
- a CDS encoding helix-turn-helix transcriptional regulator, whose protein sequence is MKKKSSTRDQLLHLLKRYKKLSVVDLESHLEITGMAVRRHLNNLENERLIQSETIRKSMGRPVQVYFLTKTGENQFPKSYSNITVEFLEDIEEMNGNEMVNTLFKNREIRLENKYKERIQHNQLKDRVAELADIQNENGYMVDWIEKEDGTFELTEYNCPIFDVAKKYPKACSCEHSLFQKILKTNEIEQVCCMSKGGDHCKYVIKENNDIHFPSMYDKEK, encoded by the coding sequence TTGAAAAAAAAATCTTCAACGAGGGATCAACTTCTTCATTTATTAAAAAGATATAAAAAATTAAGTGTGGTTGATTTGGAATCTCATCTTGAAATAACCGGAATGGCGGTAAGACGCCATTTAAATAATTTAGAAAATGAGCGACTAATCCAATCGGAAACAATCCGGAAATCGATGGGAAGACCTGTCCAAGTGTATTTTTTGACAAAAACAGGTGAAAATCAATTTCCGAAAAGCTATTCAAATATAACCGTTGAATTTCTGGAAGATATTGAAGAAATGAATGGGAATGAGATGGTTAATACGTTATTCAAAAACCGTGAAATTCGTTTGGAAAATAAATACAAAGAGCGTATTCAACACAATCAATTAAAGGATCGGGTAGCGGAACTGGCCGATATTCAAAACGAAAATGGATATATGGTGGACTGGATTGAAAAAGAGGATGGTACCTTTGAATTAACGGAATATAACTGTCCGATTTTTGATGTTGCCAAAAAGTACCCAAAGGCATGTTCATGTGAGCATTCTTTATTTCAAAAGATATTAAAAACAAATGAAATTGAGCAAGTTTGCTGTATGTCTAAAGGTGGCGATCATTGTAAGTACGTGATTAAAGAAAATAATGACATACATTTCCCTTCCATGTATGATAAAGAAAAATAA
- a CDS encoding response regulator transcription factor, whose amino-acid sequence MNKILVVDDEPSIVTLLKFNLEQAGFSVTTAANGTEGYELALKEHFSFIVLDLMLPGMDGMEICKRLRQEKIKTPILMLTAKGDEFDKILGLELGADDYLTKPFSPREVVARVKAILRRTTEMNEVNETEEPHHTIGHLKVYPEQFEAYFKNEKLELTPKEFELLLYLSSNRGKVLSRDQLLDSVWNYDYAGDTRIVDVHISHLREKIEEDTKQPQYIKTIRGFGYKMEGPKNE is encoded by the coding sequence ATGAATAAAATACTAGTAGTCGATGATGAACCTTCAATCGTTACACTATTAAAATTCAACTTGGAACAAGCAGGATTTTCCGTTACTACTGCCGCAAATGGTACCGAAGGTTATGAACTTGCCTTGAAAGAACATTTTAGTTTTATCGTTTTAGATTTAATGTTGCCTGGGATGGACGGAATGGAAATTTGTAAAAGACTGCGCCAAGAAAAAATTAAAACTCCAATCTTAATGCTGACAGCTAAAGGAGACGAATTTGACAAGATTCTCGGACTTGAGCTTGGTGCCGATGATTATTTAACCAAACCGTTTAGTCCAAGAGAAGTTGTTGCTAGAGTAAAAGCTATCTTACGAAGAACAACGGAAATGAATGAAGTAAATGAAACCGAAGAACCGCATCATACAATCGGCCACTTGAAGGTATATCCAGAGCAATTTGAAGCTTATTTTAAAAACGAGAAGCTGGAACTAACACCGAAGGAATTTGAACTTTTGCTTTATTTATCAAGTAATCGAGGGAAAGTTTTAAGTAGAGATCAACTGCTAGATTCAGTATGGAATTATGATTATGCAGGAGATACTAGAATTGTGGATGTCCACATTAGTCATTTGCGCGAAAAAATTGAAGAAGACACGAAACAACCACAGTATATAAAAACGATAAGAGGCTTTGGATATAAAATGGAAGGACCGAAAAATGAATAA
- the pnpS gene encoding two-component system histidine kinase PnpS, which produces MNKLWLKISFRFLILLFFVLLAIGFFIGDMMKNTYMDMTRNQLFQDANIVSEFINAKEIQKQSIELQTKVESFYAENQPRITIIDVYGDVIADSEDTPAKMENHANRPEFKDIVKRHKKNAESIRYSETLGYNMMYVATPIQNENQIVGVIRVAFTLQNIDHAIKKLWLSLGLAMGITLILASVIAISLAKGITRPIEDIIQVARRLSEKDYSSRVRAKTKGELEQLSIAVNKLAKSLQHQMEEISENQQKLTGVLTNMVSGVMLINPDGRIALVNPAMEKIIGSTADQLRGKLHIEAGKSFGLSQLIDQSLKKKVKIHDEVQMYYPGQRILDAHLAPYVGANGEIKGIITVLHDITDIRRLEKMRSEFVANVSHELKTPITSLKGFAETLLDGAMYDPEIAKSFLTIIHDESERLHRLITDILHLSKIEQHQLPFHPEPLNATDVIYETVDTLQEEINKKQLILKLPTKKPVIIDAEKDRLQQIILNLVANAVTYTPDKGTIEIGIDEKEDQINLTIKDTGIGISQEELPRIFERFYRVDKARSRNSGGTGLGLAIVKHLVESHHGSIQVESEEGKGTQFTITLPKKQSR; this is translated from the coding sequence ATGAATAAACTTTGGTTGAAAATTTCTTTCCGTTTTTTAATATTATTGTTTTTTGTCCTATTAGCGATAGGATTTTTTATCGGGGATATGATGAAAAATACATACATGGATATGACAAGGAATCAATTATTTCAAGATGCAAATATTGTATCTGAATTTATTAATGCAAAAGAAATTCAAAAACAATCAATCGAATTGCAAACAAAGGTCGAAAGCTTCTATGCTGAAAACCAACCTAGAATTACCATCATTGATGTGTACGGTGATGTGATTGCAGACTCTGAAGATACCCCAGCTAAGATGGAAAATCATGCGAATCGCCCCGAGTTTAAAGATATTGTTAAACGCCATAAAAAAAATGCCGAGTCCATTCGATATAGTGAAACACTTGGTTACAATATGATGTACGTGGCGACTCCTATTCAAAATGAAAATCAGATAGTTGGAGTAATAAGGGTTGCCTTTACATTGCAAAATATCGATCATGCTATTAAAAAATTGTGGCTAAGTCTTGGTTTAGCGATGGGAATCACGTTAATTTTAGCAAGTGTTATTGCCATAAGTTTAGCGAAAGGAATTACTAGACCGATTGAAGATATTATTCAAGTAGCTAGGAGACTTTCCGAAAAAGATTATAGTAGCAGAGTAAGAGCGAAAACAAAAGGCGAACTGGAACAGCTATCGATTGCCGTCAATAAATTAGCAAAAAGTTTACAACACCAGATGGAGGAGATTAGCGAAAATCAGCAAAAATTAACAGGTGTGCTAACTAATATGGTTAGTGGTGTCATGCTAATCAATCCTGATGGCCGCATCGCTCTTGTAAATCCCGCGATGGAAAAAATTATTGGATCAACGGCCGATCAATTAAGAGGTAAACTACATATCGAAGCAGGTAAAAGTTTTGGCCTTAGTCAATTAATTGACCAATCCTTAAAGAAAAAAGTAAAAATTCATGATGAAGTACAAATGTATTATCCGGGTCAAAGGATTTTAGATGCTCACTTAGCACCATATGTAGGTGCAAATGGAGAAATAAAAGGAATTATTACAGTCCTTCATGATATAACAGACATTCGGAGACTGGAAAAAATGAGAAGTGAATTTGTTGCTAATGTTTCACATGAATTAAAAACGCCTATTACATCTTTGAAAGGATTTGCAGAAACATTGTTAGACGGTGCAATGTATGATCCTGAAATAGCGAAATCCTTCTTAACGATTATTCATGATGAAAGTGAACGTCTCCATCGATTAATTACCGATATTCTTCACTTATCAAAAATTGAACAGCATCAGCTTCCATTTCATCCAGAACCACTGAATGCAACAGATGTCATATATGAAACAGTCGATACACTTCAAGAAGAAATTAATAAAAAACAATTAATACTAAAACTTCCTACTAAAAAACCAGTCATCATTGATGCAGAAAAGGATCGTTTGCAGCAAATTATATTGAACCTTGTTGCCAACGCTGTGACCTATACTCCAGACAAAGGAACAATTGAGATTGGGATTGATGAGAAAGAAGACCAGATTAATTTAACTATTAAAGATACTGGAATTGGAATTTCGCAAGAAGAGTTGCCACGGATTTTTGAACGTTTCTATCGAGTTGATAAAGCTCGCTCACGTAATTCAGGAGGAACAGGACTCGGACTTGCGATTGTCAAACATCTAGTCGAATCCCATCATGGCTCTATCCAAGTAGAAAGTGAAGAAGGCAAGGGAACCCAGTTTACAATAACCCTTCCTAAAAAACAAAGTAGGTAG
- a CDS encoding phosphate ABC transporter substrate-binding protein PstS family protein has product MRKRVLALFSMLLVFAIFAAGCGNGNETGSKANADGGDKNTEETAKGSITAVGSSALQPLVDEAANQYMSTNQGATINVQGGGSGTGLSQISEGAVDIGNSDIFAEEKDGIDGSKLVDHKVAVVGMGPVVNKDAGVEDITKKQLIDIFTGKIKNWKDVGGKDEKIVIINRAEGSGTRAVFEKHALDGATPAKAQEQDSSGTVQKIVSETPGAISYLAFSYFNDSITPLKVDGVAPTEANVETNDWKIWAYEHMYTNGEPKGLTKEFLDFILSDDIQSSLITKLGYIPVTGMKVERDADGNVKNK; this is encoded by the coding sequence ATGAGAAAAAGAGTCTTAGCTTTATTTAGTATGTTACTAGTATTTGCGATTTTCGCAGCGGGATGTGGAAATGGTAATGAAACAGGCTCGAAGGCTAATGCAGATGGTGGCGATAAAAATACAGAAGAAACAGCAAAAGGCTCAATCACTGCAGTTGGATCAAGCGCATTACAACCATTGGTAGATGAAGCAGCAAACCAATATATGAGCACGAATCAAGGAGCTACCATTAATGTCCAAGGAGGCGGAAGTGGTACAGGCCTTAGCCAAATTAGTGAAGGTGCAGTAGATATCGGTAACTCTGATATTTTTGCTGAGGAAAAGGATGGAATTGACGGTAGTAAATTAGTAGATCATAAAGTTGCAGTAGTTGGCATGGGGCCAGTCGTAAATAAAGATGCAGGTGTGGAAGACATTACGAAGAAACAGCTCATTGATATCTTTACAGGGAAAATTAAAAACTGGAAAGACGTCGGCGGTAAAGATGAAAAAATCGTTATTATCAATCGTGCGGAAGGATCAGGAACTAGAGCAGTATTCGAAAAGCATGCACTTGATGGAGCAACTCCAGCTAAGGCACAGGAACAAGATTCATCTGGTACCGTTCAAAAAATTGTTAGTGAAACTCCAGGAGCAATTAGTTATCTAGCATTCTCATATTTCAATGATTCGATTACTCCATTAAAAGTTGATGGTGTGGCTCCAACAGAAGCAAATGTAGAAACAAATGATTGGAAAATCTGGGCTTATGAACATATGTACACAAACGGTGAACCTAAAGGACTAACAAAAGAATTTTTAGACTTCATCTTAAGTGATGACATTCAATCTTCACTTATTACGAAACTAGGATATATCCCAGTGACAGGAATGAAAGTTGAACGTGATGCTGATGGAAATGTAAAGAATAAATAA